In Chlorocebus sabaeus isolate Y175 chromosome 19, mChlSab1.0.hap1, whole genome shotgun sequence, a single genomic region encodes these proteins:
- the LOC140709184 gene encoding LOW QUALITY PROTEIN: putative POM121-like protein 1 (The sequence of the model RefSeq protein was modified relative to this genomic sequence to represent the inferred CDS: deleted 1 base in 1 codon), whose product MPAARTISQGISVGPGAGSHPFGAHNTRLSPDSCPGKILLRGLEESGAGMPEQDKDPRVQENPDDQRRVPMVTGDARSAFQPLRDNGGLSPFVPRPGPLQRDLHAQRSEVRYNQRSQTSWTSSCTKRNAISSSYSSTGGFPWLKQRRTGEPASSHCQLTLSSSKTVSEARPQAVPSGHTQCEKAADTTPGQTLTPRTGSPRSQASRSRRRKFPLLPHRRGEPLMLPPPLELGFQVTAEDLDLEKEAAFQCINSVLRCEAKAIWDCRPSRPSHALSSLATGASGLPAVSKAPNMDAQQETDKSQDTRGPVAPLASAAEAPSTAPVSGKKHRPPDPLFFFSDPLPATSSHSQDSAQVTSLIPAPLPAASMDGGMRSPRPGTFGTSSSPAATPTGFGSREPAPALSSLRRKPVKRKAPSTTHDNGA is encoded by the exons CACAAGGAATCTCTGTGGGGCCAGGAGCAGGGAGTCACCCCTTTGGGGCCCACAACACCCGGCTGTCCCCAGACTCGTGTCCAGGGAAGATCTTATTGAGGGGA CTCGAGGAGAGCGGGGCAGGGATGCCTGAGCAGGACAAGGACCCCAGAGTCCAAGAGAATCCTGATGACCAGAGAAGGGTCCCCATGGTCACCGGGGATGCACGGTCTGCATTTCAGCCCCTGCGGGACAATGGAGGCCTCTCTCCCTTTGTGCCCAGGCCTGGGCCACTGCAGAGAGACCTCCATGCCCAGAGGTCAGAAGTCAGATATAACCAGAGATCCCAGACCTCCTGGACGAGCTCGTGCACCAAACGAAATGCCATCTCGAGCTCCTACAGCTCCACGGGAGGCTTCCCGTGGCTAAAGCAGAGGAGGACGGGGGAGCCAGCCTCATCCCACTGTCAGCTGACCCTCAGTTCCTCAAAGACAGTGAGTGAGGCCAGGCCTCAGGCTGTCCCTTCGGGTCACACCCAGTGTGAAAAGGCAGCGGATACAACACCAGGGCAGACACTCACCCCCAGGACTGGCTCCCCCAGATCCCAGGCCTCTAGGTCCCGTAGACGCAAGTTTCCCCTGCTGCCACACAGGCGAGGGGAGCCTCTGATGCTGCCACCTCCCTTAGAGCTGGGGTTCCAGGTCACTGCTGAAGACCTGGACCTGGAGAAGGAGGCGGCGTTCCAGTGCATCAACAGTGTACTGCGGTGTGAGGCCAAGGCCATCTGGGACTGCAGACCCTCACGGCCTTCCCACGCCTTGTCCTCGCTTGCAACAGGGGCTTCTGGTCTGCCTGCTGTTTCTAAAGCACCCAATATGGATGCACAGCAGGAGACAGACAAGTCCCAAGACACCCGGGGCCCAGTGGCTCCCCTAGCATCTGCTGCAGAGGCTCCTTCTACAGCTCCTGTGTCTGGGAAGAAGCACAGACCACCAGACCCCCTGTTCTTCTTCTCAGATCCCCTTCCTGCCACCTCTTCCCACTCCCAGGACTCAGCCCAGGTCACCTCGCTGATTCCTGCCCCCTTGCCAGCTGCAAGCATGGATGGGGGCATGAGAAGCCCAAGGCCTGGCACTTTTGGAACCAGTTCCAGCCCTGCAGCCACGCCCACGGGCTTTGGGAGCAGAGAGCCAGCCCCAGCTCTGAGTTCCCTCAGAAGAAAACCGGTAAAGAGAAAGGCCCCGAGCACCACCCATGACAATGGGGCATGA